From Pirellulales bacterium:
CCGGGCGATCATGGGGCTGATGACGCCGCCGCGGCACACCGGCGAGTTTTTTGGCTTCTTCAACTTTTCCGGCAAGGCCACCAGCATCTTCGGCCCGGTGTTTTTCAGCGTGATCCTCGCCGTCACCAAAAAGCCGCACTTTGCCCTGGCGAGCCTGTTGGCGTTTTTCGTGATCGGCTGGGCGATCGTCGCCCCGCTGAACATCGGCGAAGGGCAGCGCCAGGCCCGCCAGGCCTGATGCCGCACGGGCGAGCGGCACGCGTCAGCGTGCGGGTAGGCCGCGGTTGGCGATGGTCGGCCACAACCTTGGACGGCTGTCACCCCGGTATGGTAGAATGACTCCGTAAGAGGGCATGATTGAAAGAACCTTCCGAAAGCACATCATGGCGACCGTATTTGACCGTTCGGCCTTCGATCGGGTCACCGACCCGATCTTCCGCTTGTTCACTCAGGAACAAGCGCGCGCGATCGTTGACTTTCGTGGCGATGACGGGCTGGCACAGCGCGCAGAAGAACTCGCGCGCAAGTGCAATGAAGGGGACCTCACGGATGACGAACGCGCCGAGTACGAAGCCTATGCGCGCGCCAATAGCTTCATCGCCGTGATGCAAGCAAAAGCTCGCCGCCTGCTAAATCGCTCGTAGTACGCAGATGAATGCTGACATGGTCAGACGCCCGTTGGCCGCGCAACCATAAATGTGCTTGACCTCAACGGCACCGACCGTCTTGAACTCCGGCTCCTTCTCCGCGGCGAGTGATGGCCTAACTTTGACAAAGCCCGCCACAGGACGGCGCTCGTCCCGGCGCACCGGCACCAGTCCCACCCTACGGCTCCAATCCCTGCCTTTCGCAGCCTCTCCAGTCGTCTCGACCGGAAAATCTCCGCGAATCGCCTGTTGTCAGGCATTTCGTTGAACCGATAAACGATGCTGGCCCCGCGCGCAGGAAGGTGTCGCGGCGGCGCTGGTCAGCTAGCCATCGGATTCACGGATGAACGACGCCCTTTTGTCGCGGCTGCGTGCCTTCAGCCTGGCAGTGGCCTGGACCTTTGCCTACTGCGGGCCGGTGCGTGCCCAGGCAATTCAACAAGTCTCGGCGGACCGCATTCTCACGATGCGCGGCCCCCACAGCCGCGGACCCGCGGCGGTTATTTCCGCCGTCGCCATCGACCCGGCGGGTCGGCGTTTGGCCGCGGCCGGCGACGACCATCTGGCGCGACTCTTCAATCTTGCCGATGGTTCGCTCTTGCACGAACTGCGATCGCACACCGATTGGGTCCGCACCGCCACGTTCGAGGCCTCCGGCAATCGTCTCATCACGGCGGGCGACGACCGTTCGTTGGTCATCTGGGACGTCGCCACGGGAACGCTTTTGCACAAGGTTCCCTGCTCGGCCGACCCCATCTACGCGGTTGCCACCGTTCCCAATACCACGCTGTTGGCTGCCGCCGGCTTTGGCGACCAGGTGCAGATCGTCGATGCGGATTCCGGCAAATTGACGAAAAGCCTTGCCTGTTCGGGCCGCGATCACCGCGCGCTGGCGGTTTCGCCCGACGGCCGACTACTGGCCGTGGGCGGCCGCGACGGCCGCCTGCGGATGTGGCGTCTGCCCGAAGGCGTGTTCGTCCGCGACATCGAAGCCGACAAGCTTCGCATCCGCGCACTGGCCTTTTCGCCCGACGGCCGAGAGCTGGCCTCAGGCGGAGACGGCCGGCAGGTCCGCCTATGGTTCGTGGAAACGGGCGAACTGTCGCGGACCTTGCCCCGGCGGCCGGGCAGAACGCTGTCGCTTGCTTTTTGTGGTCCGGGCAAGCTCGCCAGCGGAGCCAGCGACAACCTGATTCGGATTTGGGACCTGGCGAGCGGCAATGAAGAACTCGAGTTGGTCGGTCATACCGGATCGGTGAGTGCTTTGGCCTGGCACGGCGAGCGAAGCCTGTTGGTGTCGGGCAGCTTCGACACCACGGTGCGATTGTGGGATCTCCGCGGTCAGCCGTTGGCCAAGCCCGTCCGCCAGGCGGCAAAACCCAGATAAGGAGCAAGGCATTGGAGAAGATCCGTAGGGTGGGACCAGCGAGCTTGCGAGCGCCGTTCCACCATCCGCGCGACGTCGATTTGGGTGGGCCGGCGCTCGCAAGCTCGCTAGTCCCACCCTACATCGTCTCGGCCGAATGATGTTGGTTCCCGTCCCCCGAAACCTCAGCGGTAGGAGTAGCGTTCGTGGGTTTAATGAACATGCTTGCCCCGTGTCTTGCCCCGTGGCGCAGGTGGCGCATCGACCCGGCGGCGAATTCGGCTTTCGGCAACGGACCGCACGGCGCTAAAACCGAGCTCTGGCGCATCTGCCGTTTCGAGCAGGTGGAAGAGCGCTGTCCACTGGCCGCCGACATCCAGCTCGGCGCCGTCTACGAGGATCCGGCCAGTGGCACGAAGGCCATCCCGAATACGTTCACCATCAGTTGGAGCGGCGGGGCCCCAGGCACGGAGCTGAAGCAGCTCATGATCTCCACCGATCCCAACGGCAACCCGACCGTTCAGGTGGGCGACCCGTTCTTCGACACCGCGCCGGGTGCGCCCGGCGTTTACAGTTATGCCCCGCTGAACATCATTTCCCACGACGGGTTCACGGTCACGGGACAGAATCCCGCCATGGGCAGCACGCAACTTGTTCTGAACTTCTCCGGCTTCACAGCCGGCAAGCAGTTGGTCTTGACGATCGACGTCGAAGATTTGGATGGACGCGGAGTCAACGCCACGGTCAACGGGCACGAATTCGAAGGTTCCCAACTGATCGGGACCTTTTCCGCCCCCCACTATCAAGACGACACGCTCAACGGCACGTTCCAAGAGTTCTTTCAGAGCGCGCACGATGCCAGCGGTTTGGCATTGCCCGGCAAGGACTACATCGGCGGACTGATTGGTGGAAAGACGGTCAACACGGTTCCCACACCTGTCTATACCGCCGGCGCATTCGCGGCCAATCAACAAACGCCCCTGCCCATAACCTTGCAAGGCACGGTCTACTACGACGCCGACTTGGACAACGTGCAACAGTCGGGCGAGCCGGGCATTCAGAACGTCAAGCTCACGCTCTTGGAAAACGACGGCACGGCGTACGTGGCCACCGGCGTGACGGCCACCACGGACGCCAACGGCAATTACAAGTTCACGAACGTCTTGCCCGGTGATTACGAGATCGTCGAGACGCAGCCTTCCGGCTACTTTGCCGTCGGTTCATCGGCCGGCAATGTACACGGCGTCACTTACGGACAGGCGACCGACGCCCATACACTGGGCAAGATTGTCGTCCTAGGCGGCGAAGATGTCGTCCAAAACGACTTCTCGCAATCGCTGCCGAACAGCATCGCCGGCACGGTACGGACCGCGCCGATCGGCACGGGCGACCCGAGTGATGCACCCAAGGGCGGCGTGCAGGTCGTTTTGTACCAGAACGGCAACCAAGTCGCGTCCACCACGACCGCCAGCGACGGCACGTATAGCTTCACCGGTCTGCCGCCGGGCAAGTATACCGTCAAAGAGGTCGTGCCGACCGGATACTATGCCATCAACGACGTGGTAGGCAGCGACGGGGGCACGGCGGTCGATCTGACAACGCTCGGCAACATCGTGCTCACCTCCGACGAAAAAGGGGTCAGGTACGATTTCTACATCCAGCAGCCTGTGACGGTCGCCGGCACCGTGCGAGTCTCACCTATGGGCACGCA
This genomic window contains:
- a CDS encoding WD40 repeat domain-containing protein, producing the protein MNDALLSRLRAFSLAVAWTFAYCGPVRAQAIQQVSADRILTMRGPHSRGPAAVISAVAIDPAGRRLAAAGDDHLARLFNLADGSLLHELRSHTDWVRTATFEASGNRLITAGDDRSLVIWDVATGTLLHKVPCSADPIYAVATVPNTTLLAAAGFGDQVQIVDADSGKLTKSLACSGRDHRALAVSPDGRLLAVGGRDGRLRMWRLPEGVFVRDIEADKLRIRALAFSPDGRELASGGDGRQVRLWFVETGELSRTLPRRPGRTLSLAFCGPGKLASGASDNLIRIWDLASGNEELELVGHTGSVSALAWHGERSLLVSGSFDTTVRLWDLRGQPLAKPVRQAAKPR